The Christiangramia forsetii KT0803 DNA segment TTCTCCTTTCCCCATATTTCATCCAGGTATTTTCTATCTGCAATTATTATGGCCAAAAGCTTTAATTTTTCGGAGATATTATTTTCGTTTACCTGGTCTTTTTCTTCGATCGTTATGCCAGTTATAGTTACAAGAACCTCATTCTTATTGGTATCAAACTCAAAACAATTAAAGGTAACCAAATGGGTATTTGTATTGGAGACCAACCGGTTTGAATAGGTAAAACCATTAGTTCCAAATTCGTTTCTAATTTCGGCAATGGAAGTTTTACCAAATATGAAATTGGTAAAGAGAGGTTCCGATCCATCATCCTTCAGTAACCAGTCATTTTCCATATAAACGACCTTGTCGTTTTCAAAGGTCACCGAAAGTTCATTTCCGTTTTTGGTTCTATACTTTATTATTTCCGGCTCCTCTCCTACAATAGGCAGATTCAGTTCTTCTACTGATTCTCTGGTATCATAAAGTTCAATACCAAGCATTGATATTGAATTGAATGCTAAAATTGTCAAAAAGGTTACTAAGAAAGTAGAAATGGTTTTCATTGGAGACTAAATCATTTAGTGTTATCGTATACTGCTGTAATAATGCAAATCTCATCCTCCACCGCTATATCATAAAGAATTTCATTTTCATAATCCTTCCATTGCATATAGTCAACTTCCACATACTTCTCCTTAAAAAATGCGACTGAAGAATTGGTCTCAGAAGAAGGTTCAAGGATCTTCCACATATTGCATATTTCAGTTCCATCATCCAATTCAACAAAATAGATAACTTTTCTACGGGTGTATTCACCACTAGCTTTTGTTTCTAAATCTTTATCGAAATATATATAATCTGATCCATCATCCGCTACTCCAGATTCATATGAATCAAGATCCTTAATAATTTCTTCTTTTTCCTGAAATATCTGGGCATTTACGTTAAAAAATGAAATGCTGTAAAATGATAATAAAAGATTAAAAGTTAATGAAACTGAAGCGATTAGAATGGCAACTAATGGTATGGCTGTCGTCCATATAAGAATATTTACAATTATTTTACTAAGTTTAGTATCCCTTTCGTAAATAAGATGAAACACTAAAATCTTTTATTGCTTTATAAACCTCAGAGCTCATTTGAGCTTTACCATTATATTCAAAATAAGTAGGATCTCCATTTTCATCCACAACGGCTATCATTTCGTTTTTATCTACAGGAATAGTATGCAACTGAAAATCATATTCATCTGTCAGGTTTATAGAAAACCCTCCACCGGAATAACTAGACCTAAGATCATTAATTCCATCTAATCTAAGCTTAAAGAATAACTGATCGCCTCGGTAAACAGCTTTCAACTCAGCTGAAGCACCGTATTTGACATATCCCAGGCTAGTTTCGCCATAGGATTTTAGGTTTGGATTAAGCACTTCTGATTTAGAAATAGAATCATTATTCAGATTGGCAAGTTCAGTAATTTCATTATCAATTACTTTATATACTTTTTCATTAAGGACAAATGTGTTGTCAGCGATAGGGATAGCATTAGAATTATTACAGGAAACTGTAAATAAACAGAAGGCTAGCCCTAAAAAGCAGAAATATCTTTTCATAATATTCAAATTGGAAGGTTTTCGATTTTTAAGAATTATAGCTTAGCTAAAATCTCAGCCTTTTTATTACTGAATTCCTCTTCACTAATCAGATCTTCTGCAAACAACATTTTCAACTTTTTCAAATTTGCCATGGGATCATCCTGTGGCTCCTTAGCTGCGGCACTTTGATTCTCTGAACTCGTATTTACCGTAATCCCCCCACCTGCACTGGCTCTGGAATTTTCTAATTCCCGCTGTCTTCTGTATTCAGACATTTCTTCTTCTTTTTCCTGGCCATACCTATACAGCATTCGTGCCTGCGCTTTTGGTAAATAATCAAGCGCGATATGTCCTCCTTTAACTGTTTTAACTGTAAAAGTAGCCCCTAAAATTCCTTCTTTCATATGACAGTCGGCAATCTCTTTCCAAAGAAAATCCTGGAAATCCATAGAGAATCCAAAACTTTTAGGTCGGCAAAAAATGATGCGTTTATTGGTAAGAGCAATAGAGTCTGGAGATAAATTAACTGCCGGTTTCTTCTGTACCGCGATATATTCAATTTTTTCCTCTCGTGTAAGAAGTTCAGAAACTTTAGTCATTGTCTTCTCAACGGCCTTAGGGTCCTGAGATTCATTTAAAAATTTCTTTAATGATTCCATATCAAAGTATTGGTTTGGTTAGTATTCCGCCTATTTCCATTACTTTTAGAAATATTCATTCGGTTTACTAAAATAACTTCCCTTTACCAGCTCTACATGTGGTTTTCCGTAAATTGGGCGAAATAGACCAATCAGGATCTGTTCTTAGGATCAGCTCCATACGTGTTTGATCCTCTTGAGCTATCAATAAAAACTACTATTAATCCAAATAATGCCCCTATATATGGTATAAAGTTGATAAGACTGAACCAACCGCTTAAATTGATATCATGTAATCTTTTGATGAACTGAATAAAGATGAGTATAGAACAGATAATCATGACTAAAGCGCTCCAACCTATCACGGTATCGTTATAAGTGTCCTGAATAATTACTGAAGCAATGCCTGCAGGGATTCCCAGTAATATAGCTCTACCCAGATAAGAACTTCTTCTTAGTCTCCCCCTTGTAGAAAAAAAACTTTCTTCTGTTTTAACAACTGGTATTTCCCCATTTTCAACAGCTGCCGTTCCTGCAAATGAATTGGAATAAACAGGTTCCTTTTCAACCTGTAATTGCTCATTTTCTTCAGCTATGTATTCCTCGACTGGTTCATCCTTTTCGAATTCAGAGAAATCTACCTCAGTTACTTCATTTATAAGTGTAACGGTTTTAGATGTTATTTCACCAGAAGGAGAATTCGTTGCATCTAGAGTTATTTTTAATTCGGGCTTATTAAAGTTTTTCAACTTAAAAACTTTTCTCCCATTAGGTTCCAATTCGCCGAAGGGTTTTATAAAAACCTTATCTGCATTTTTTGTTTGCCACTTGAGTTCTATCGTATCTCCCTCAACAAATGTTTCTTTATCTGATTCAAACAATAAAATTTCCGGGGCTGTACTTTTTTTTTCTTCTACTAGCTCTGTCTTTTTAGTATGCTCGCGATTATCATATTCTGCCTTTTTATTTTTATCAGAAAGAATTTCATAAGCTTCTTTGATATTCCCGTACAAATCAGAGAAATATTGATCCCCACCATTATAATCGGGATGAAACTTTTTTGATAATTTTTGATATGCATCTTCAATCTCCTGTTGAGATGCAGTAGATTTTAGTCCTAAAGTTTCGTAATGGTTAGTCATGATGGTGGTGTTTCGAATATTATTATACTTAGCCTTGATTATTATTTATTCCATAAACCTCTTTAATCAAACCTTTATCATTAAATATATACCGGGTAGCACTTTCTTTAGCCTCTTGCTGATTATCTTCCTTATTATAAAATGTAAAACTCACTCGAACGTCATAAGTCATAAAACCGGATTTTTCGATGTCCAAAATAGTATTCCGGGAATAAGAGGTCATACTCCAGGAATCAAGGTACGTTTTGCTAATTAGTCTAAATGTAGGCTCATTTAAATGCCAGTAGCGCTTCATATCTGAAGAATAATAAGACGCCACCTTATTAAAATTACGATCATCTTCGGCCTTTAAAAGTCGGCTGATCTTCTCTTCATCTGATATATAATCAAAATCACTATCCCTTACACTTTGATAAGTATAATCAGAATCAACGCCATATTCTTCTTCTATTAAGCCATCCTTATCAAAGGTAAAATGAGTTGAACTAAGTTGAGAAATGGTGTCCCCATCTTTATTTAAATATTCAAAATTTGTAATTAGTTCGAAATTACTTTCATCATACATTTTAATATCCTGCACATCGTTCATGGAGTAATCAGTATTGGCCCAAGCGGTTTGATATAAGCTTTCCAGATCTAAATAATCCAGATTGGTATTATCCCAGTATTTTACTACTTGATCTGAATAAAACTGGCTTACCAGTTTGAAATCCCTGTAGCCTTCTAATTCCATTAAGTTTAAAATATTTAGTTCTTTTTCTCTCCGGGTTATATTCTCCTTATTTGTTATAAAGCCATTCATGGAGGAGTAAAAATTCACTTCTATTGAAGTAGGGTCATCCTCAGAAATTATCTTATTAATACTTACGGGAATAATAACATCACCCATATTTAAATAGCCTGATGAATAACCAGAAGGAATTTTATGGAGTGTAAATATTTTATTCTTTTGATTTAATTCATCAACTAAAATCAGTTCTTCAGCGTCATTTTTTAATAACTCATCAAAAGCTTCCCATTTACTTTCTGGCTCCCAGAAAGGAGGACCTGAATCCCCAATTTCGAAGCTTATTTGCTTTAATAAGTTTGAATTCGCATCACCGGTCTTTGTAAGGGAAATTCTCTCTATTATTGGATCTTTTTGAGTACTATAAGGACGTTGTTTGATTCCAATATCAATTTGACCAGTTGATACTTTTTTACCGCCTATATCATTGTAATTTTTTCTCCATTCAAATGGATTATTTGTCGAATTAAAGAATTGACGATAGTCTGCTTCAAAACCTGTAGATTCTGATATGGCATTGTTCTTAATTTCATTTATTAATTCATCTAATACAATATTTGGGTCATAATACTTTATCTTATCTCCATTTAAGTTCTTAGTAATTTCAGGAAAAAGCTCAGTTTCTTCCTCCTTGATTACATCTGATTGTTCAGCTAATTTTTCGCTACCTGTTTCCTTGAAGTATTGATTCAGATTTTCCTTTGAACTGGTCTCCCAAAATCCGGATTTCCCTAAAACAAAAAGGACTATCGCGAGTATTAATATTCCTATTCCACCCGGAACTCCATATTTTTTTAAATCTGACTTACTGGGTTCAGTTTGTGGTGAAATATGCTCATCAACCTGAACTGATGATTTTTCTTCCCTGGCAGGTTCCGGGTTAGAAGTCTGACTATAAACTTCCTGGGTGTTATTGACTTCTTTGGCAATTTCCATGGTCTTTGCCGTCTCTTTTCCTGAACTTGAATTTAGAACTCTTAAACTAATCTGTGTTCTACCTTCAACTAAGTCATCGTAGAAAATAACCTTCGATCCAGTCGAATTTACCTTCCCACCGGGATTCAATGTTATCTTATCAGCAAAACTGGTATCCCAGGTTAGTATCAGTTTTTTTCCTTCACTTAAACTTTCCCTATTTGATTTGAAATAATTGATTATCGGCTCACTTGGAGTTTTATCTTCTTTCTTCTTTTCATTTGAAGTTTTCTCCTTTGAAAAATCGAATTTCTGGTCATATTGAGCCTTCAATTTATCATTTGAAAGAACGTTATACGCCTCCAGAATTCGTCGGTAGAAATTTTTGTAATAAGGATCTTCCACATCTTCAGATGAAAATTTGGATTTGATCTTATAGAAGGCACGTTCAATTTCCTTTTTTGATGCTCTTTTGGAGACACCAAGAATTTTATAATAATCGGCCATAGAATTAAATTATTTTAAACTGATTCTATCGATTTTAATGATTTGTAAGTGATAGCTTGATAGACTAAAAAGATTCCAGTAATGATATCTATTGGTATCCAAGTACTCTTATCTCCCAAATAAATTGGGTAAATAGGATTAAAAAGAAGCAAAATGAATCCATTTATAACTATCATCAAAATGTTATCATTTTTATATTGCCTAACGCATAATAGCCCTGCAGTTATGCTTACTATGAGCCTTAACAATGTGTAATATCCTATAGGAAATGGGAAGACTGCCAGAAATAGAATAGCAGCACTTATACATATTATTAATCTCAATTTATACAATTTAGAAATTCAGCTATAAGTAGGGTTATAGCCGAAAAAGTTAATTCCAGATTACCTAAAATCCCAGGGGGCTATGGGATTAGGTTCTTGCCAAAGTCCTCTTTTTAAACTTCGGGCTTCTTTCTCCAGTTTGTCATAACTCATATCTGAAGAGTATTTTTTAAAATGCCAGGCAAAACCTAATCGAACCATTTCCTTATTTACATTCAATCCTTCCTCATTGATTATCTCGCCTATCATGCGGCCTCCCATGTCAAAATCACCTTCGGTAAGAATGGTAACCTGCTGACTAAAACAAAGGTCGGATAAAACAGTTTTCGCTTTATTTCCATAGGCCTGGCTTCCCCTTTTCTCGGGAGCATCAATATGCTGAAGCCTTAACGTTATAGGTAATTCACCATAAAGAAGCTCAGCAGTATCTCCATCTACAATTCTTATGATCTTTGCCTCTAAGGAAATTTGCCCTTCTGATTTTTTATTTTCTTTAGAATCAGGTTTAGATTCTGTATTCGACTCTACCGACTCTAACCTATCAGAAGGATTATCCGATACAGCTACGCTATTGCTTACTGAGCGTTTGCAGGAGGAAAGCAAAATTAAACTGGATATAAGAAATAGTTTAAAGTCCAGGGCCATAATATTAATTATTAACGGGTATATTTTTCATAGGGCAAGGCCTGTATATCCACTGCAAAGTTCAATTCTGATCCTGTTCCCATTCCCGAGGTAGTAATTCCAATCACTTCACCTTTCATATTAAATAGAGGCCCACCGGAACTCCCGTGATCAATAGTAGCATCGATTTGAATCCTTTTATTGTCTCTAAAGCCGGAAATCGTTCCCTTGGTTAAAGAATTCGATAAGCCTTGAGGACTACCAATAGCAAAAACATCTTCACCAACTTGTGGGTTTTTATTTGCTATAGGCAGGCTACTGGCATTAAGATATTCGGTCTCAAAAATGACATAGTCCAGATTTGCCGGATAACTTTTAGAAAGTACATTAGTGATCTCATAAAAATCTTCTCCTATTTGGATATAAGCTTCCTGGCTATCAGCTAATACGTGATAATTAGTAACACCAATTCCCTGACCTATAAAAAACCCACTACCATTTGAATATTTATCTTCACCTAATACCCCGTATACTCTAAAAACTGCAGGATTTAATTCTTTAAATAATTCTGATACAGTTTTATATTCTCCTGATGATATTTCTATTGGGTTTGAACGAGATTCTTCAGAGTTATTCCTGGAATCTGAATTTTGCTTTATTTCAGTGTTCTCACCCCTGTATTCTCTTTGGGGGGAAGAATTACTAGTGGCGTTCTGAGGATTTCTATTCGGCCTTTTACAACTAAACAGAACTAGGCAAATTAATAAGAAACTAAAAAGGATTCTCATATCTTATTACTTACTTTTGGAATTATTTGAACTGAAAATCGTTTATTATTCTCTTCTTCTCTTTCTCTACATAAACCGTTAAAACCACTTCCAGAAATCAAAACCTCAACATTCGATTTTCTAAAATTGATATCGTTCTTTAACCATAAATTATACACTGCCAAAGCTCTCTCATAGCTTCTCTTAAAACCATGTTCCGAATTTTTGCTATATTTTTTATCCCAGCTATTCGCCATATTTCCCTCGATCACTAATAGATAAGAAAAATCGGGATTTTGTTTTTCTAAAGAATTAAGAAAGCTTTCCAACTTTTTACCTACATTGATAGTACTATTTATATATTTCGGCCTGATATCCGCCTCATCCGGTTCAAAAATTTCCTTTCCCATTAGATCGCTGGCCACATATTTTTTACAGGCAGGTAAATAAAAAAAGTCTCCATCCCGCTGCAATGGTTCAAACTGCTCCTCCAGTTTTACAATTTTCTTAAACTGTTCCAGTGTAGCCTGAGTCTTAGCTTGTTCGATTTTTAAATAAACAACGGTTAAAACGAACAAGACAAGCATCACAAAAAACAGAGTGGTCATAAGGTCAGAAAAACTAACCCAGAAGTAATCATTCTTTTTCTTTCCTCCAGCCATTAAACAATCAATAGTTTATATATTATTACTCCACAGGTTAGGGTTCCAACACTCGCCAAAACTATAGTTCCAACCTTTATGAGCATAGACTGTTTCATCTGGACAGGTTTATCTTTTAGGATATCAAGCAACTCTCGAATTGTTTTATCCTGCTGAGATACCTTAGAATTCAGAGTGGAGAGTTCAGATGAAACTCCTTTCAATTGATCCACATCCTTTTTAATGGCCCCAATATTATTTCCTTCATCTTCGAACACCTCTTTCGTCATTTCCCTTAAATCAGAGAAAAGTTTTTCAAACCCAGAACTTATTTCAACATCCTTATCATTAAAATTCTGTAATCGTTTGGAAAAAGAAGTATCTAAATTATCGATCATTTTACTTGTATTCTTATCAAACTCCGCCAGCCTATCCTGCATGGCTTGTTCTCTCGAATCAAAGGTTTTAAACTGGGTTTTGAAATAGGTGGAGGTTTCAGATATGGTACCTGCATTATTATCAAACCGATTAATTAGTTCCGAAATCTCCCCTACTTTCTGAAGTTGCTGATTAACTGCTAAGTTAAGTTCCCGCGTATTCCCGATAAAACCATTCATATTATCGAGATAAGCCGAAAGATCCTTTAGCTTATTAAATGAAGCCTGCATCTGCTGCATCACATCAATATTATACTTGGCAATATTTGCTACGTCTATTCTCTTTAGCTCCTGAACTACTTCAAGTTGACTATCAAAAGTTTGCTTAACTTCATTAACAGTGCTGCTGAAGCTTCTCATATTGGTGGAGAAGTCCTGGTTAAACTTTAAAAGATTAGTTTGAAGCGAATAAATACTCGAAGAAGTATTTTTTGAAAGAATAGGTAATAACCTGGTTTGAATAAAGGTAAAGAAATCATGTTTCTGATGTTCTACCTGTTTTCTTGCTTTAAAGAAATAATAATTACTAATGATGGTCAGCAACAATCCTACGACACTAGCAACCATTGCAATTTTCACTCCACCTAGTAAAGCATCAATTCCACCTATTGCATTTGAAGTATCATCAGATGAAAGAGACGGCATAAAAATTAGCCCTCCTACAATTCCCAGCATTGTTCCCATTAAGCCAAGATATAGAGGCGTAGGTATATTGTTACTTATCTCATCATCTACTTTATCAATATTTCTATCTACTATATCTTTAACCAGGTTAAAATCACTTACAGCACCTTTATTTCTTAATAGGTAGCCATTAACCGAAGCCAAAATATCATTTAAAGTTTCATTTTGAAACCTCTTATAATCGATTAAAGAAATGCTTATTTTATTATTCATAAGTCTTGCTACTTGTTCTAACGGTTAGTTTTGTATTCTTCAAAATCCTCTTCCTCGAATTCTTCTATTTCAGAGTCCTCGTCCTGGGGAAAAACTAATTCAGGTTCAGTACTATTACCCTTTAATTTCAATTCCAAAAGTTCAGGATCTTCTGTTTCCTGATCATCAATCCTAGAATCAATTTGGTCGTCATCATCAAAAAATGTATCAGGATCCTCATCTATTTCTTCCATGCTAGACGAAAAATTCGTTGATAGCTCTTGGAACTTCTCAGGATTCTGTAAAATCTCTTTTACATCAATTTCCTTAATCCACTCTTCAGGCACTGAAACCTCGACGATTTCAAAATCCTTTACATCTTCAATAGTCTGCTTATATTTTTTTATTTTGGACATATTCTTCCAAAAAATCAATACCTGTATCCCAATAATTACAGCTATTATTAGGATTATTATGTAATCATGCATTTCTACTGAAATTTAATGGTTGCTTTATCTTCTTCATTTACTTTCCATTTACCGTCCACTTTGTGGGCCACACCTCTTTTGGTGGTAATGATTTCACCACTGTAATTTTGATTACTGTTTTCCGGCTTACAGACTGGATACAAATAAGTATCGGGTGAATTCACAGCCATTTTTAAAATATAATCCGAATCTGCAACTTCAAATTCCGCTTTTTCAGCTGCTGCATCATCTAATATCAGTTTAAAAACGCTTCTATGTTCATTTTTTTGGTCAGTAACCGAAGAAAAAATCTTATCATCACTTGCTTTCTCAGCAAAAAGAATAACTGGCTTCGAAACTTCTGATTCAACTACCCTAGTAGTAGAATGAATTGATAGTGGGACTTCCACAGGTTTTTCGTCGTCAAAAGTCGGTTTCTTTTCAATAGCCTTTTGTACTGGAGGATTTTCCTTACTCTCTCTTCTAATCGGCTGACGTTTGGAAATAGATGGAGATTTATTTCTTGTTGCTTCTTTCAAAGCTATTTCAAGCCTATGTAACTCATTTTTATAATGTTTTTTCCTTTTTTTGTAATGCTCCTTACTAGTTATAGTTTTTTTTAGCAGCAAAGCCAGGATTATATTCATTAATATTGAGCTAATAGCTCCAACCATCCACCAATTCCAACCTGAATGCTCTGGAACTTCCAAGGTATCTGCATTAGATTGCTCATTTTGAAACTGTGAATTTACGACCTCATCTTGAGATTTATTTTCCGCTTCCATGATGGAGTCCTTAGACGCTGAGTTATCTTCTGGACTTTCAATATATTCATCAACTTCAGACTTAATTTCAATATCCTGATTTGTTGACTGAAAATTTGTTGCGTTTTCTTGGGCTCTCCTATCGCAAGAGCTACTGATAATTATTAATAGAATAAGAAATGTAGTTGTTAAATACTTCATATTATCTTACTTTCTTTTTCTCCAGTTCATAAGCCAATTCACCCAAAGTTCCGACGAGGGGATAGAAGAATAAAGTTTCGCTTATTTCTTCATCACTTTCATTGCTAATTTCATCTAGCTTATTCTTGATACCGGTCTTTAAAGCATTCACTTTTTTCTTATTCAAAAATTCTTCAGTAAAGTCCAGGGATGCTTTGTCTACTCCAAAGTTATCTCTGAAGGAATAGGATTTATTCAACTTAAAGAAAAAGTCTAAAAAGCCATCAAAACTTTTTATCGCATCACTTTCAAATTCTTTAACTCTTTCGTAGCTAACTTTACTACCATTTTGAGACTGCAACTCGGAATTAGTAATAAGAGTTGCCTTTATTTCATCTAAATTTAAGTGATGATTATCACCGATAGAAAGGCCACCCTTACTGGAGATCTGTTTAGGGTTAGAAGGTAATTTAATATCAATCTCAGGTAGAGAATCTAAATTAAATACATTTTTAAACGTTTCAGCCGCCAGTCTTTTTAAACTATCATGACTGGAACTTGAGTCAATAATACCCAAAAGCTTAGAGGCTGTCCCTGAGAAACTAATTACTCCTGGAACGGAGATTTCTTTCTTTTTAAGAAGTTGAGTAATATGATATATCTGGCTTACATAAAAAAGAAGAAATATCACTTTAAAATCTGAATCGGTTTTCAGAAAATGAAGAAAGTCTACATCAACATTCCGATCATTTAAAGCCTTATTATCCTTGAGACTAAAGAAAGCGTTGATCACATCATGCGATGAATCACTGGCTTTTATCTTATTAACAGCTTCGATTAGTACGCGTTGATCGTTCTCTTCAAGTTTCTTTATAACCTTTGAATAGTACTTATTAACGAACCCGTTAATATTGATATTTCTATTAAAGTTATCTCCAAAGATCGCGTCGCCAGCAAATTTATATGAGCTGAATAAGATAGGAGCTTCCTCTCTGTAAACAGCTACATC contains these protein-coding regions:
- a CDS encoding PH domain-containing protein, encoding MESLKKFLNESQDPKAVEKTMTKVSELLTREEKIEYIAVQKKPAVNLSPDSIALTNKRIIFCRPKSFGFSMDFQDFLWKEIADCHMKEGILGATFTVKTVKGGHIALDYLPKAQARMLYRYGQEKEEEMSEYRRQRELENSRASAGGGITVNTSSENQSAAAKEPQDDPMANLKKLKMLFAEDLISEEEFSNKKAEILAKL
- a CDS encoding DnaJ domain-containing protein, whose product is MTNHYETLGLKSTASQQEIEDAYQKLSKKFHPDYNGGDQYFSDLYGNIKEAYEILSDKNKKAEYDNREHTKKTELVEEKKSTAPEILLFESDKETFVEGDTIELKWQTKNADKVFIKPFGELEPNGRKVFKLKNFNKPELKITLDATNSPSGEITSKTVTLINEVTEVDFSEFEKDEPVEEYIAEENEQLQVEKEPVYSNSFAGTAAVENGEIPVVKTEESFFSTRGRLRRSSYLGRAILLGIPAGIASVIIQDTYNDTVIGWSALVMIICSILIFIQFIKRLHDINLSGWFSLINFIPYIGALFGLIVVFIDSSRGSNTYGADPKNRS
- a CDS encoding J domain-containing protein; translated protein: MADYYKILGVSKRASKKEIERAFYKIKSKFSSEDVEDPYYKNFYRRILEAYNVLSNDKLKAQYDQKFDFSKEKTSNEKKKEDKTPSEPIINYFKSNRESLSEGKKLILTWDTSFADKITLNPGGKVNSTGSKVIFYDDLVEGRTQISLRVLNSSSGKETAKTMEIAKEVNNTQEVYSQTSNPEPAREEKSSVQVDEHISPQTEPSKSDLKKYGVPGGIGILILAIVLFVLGKSGFWETSSKENLNQYFKETGSEKLAEQSDVIKEEETELFPEITKNLNGDKIKYYDPNIVLDELINEIKNNAISESTGFEADYRQFFNSTNNPFEWRKNYNDIGGKKVSTGQIDIGIKQRPYSTQKDPIIERISLTKTGDANSNLLKQISFEIGDSGPPFWEPESKWEAFDELLKNDAEELILVDELNQKNKIFTLHKIPSGYSSGYLNMGDVIIPVSINKIISEDDPTSIEVNFYSSMNGFITNKENITRREKELNILNLMELEGYRDFKLVSQFYSDQVVKYWDNTNLDYLDLESLYQTAWANTDYSMNDVQDIKMYDESNFELITNFEYLNKDGDTISQLSSTHFTFDKDGLIEEEYGVDSDYTYQSVRDSDFDYISDEEKISRLLKAEDDRNFNKVASYYSSDMKRYWHLNEPTFRLISKTYLDSWSMTSYSRNTILDIEKSGFMTYDVRVSFTFYNKEDNQQEAKESATRYIFNDKGLIKEVYGINNNQG
- a CDS encoding DUF6804 family protein, whose protein sequence is MYKLRLIICISAAILFLAVFPFPIGYYTLLRLIVSITAGLLCVRQYKNDNILMIVINGFILLLFNPIYPIYLGDKSTWIPIDIITGIFLVYQAITYKSLKSIESV
- a CDS encoding thermonuclease family protein; this translates as MALDFKLFLISSLILLSSCKRSVSNSVAVSDNPSDRLESVESNTESKPDSKENKKSEGQISLEAKIIRIVDGDTAELLYGELPITLRLQHIDAPEKRGSQAYGNKAKTVLSDLCFSQQVTILTEGDFDMGGRMIGEIINEEGLNVNKEMVRLGFAWHFKKYSSDMSYDKLEKEARSLKRGLWQEPNPIAPWDFR
- a CDS encoding S1C family serine protease, whose product is MRILFSFLLICLVLFSCKRPNRNPQNATSNSSPQREYRGENTEIKQNSDSRNNSEESRSNPIEISSGEYKTVSELFKELNPAVFRVYGVLGEDKYSNGSGFFIGQGIGVTNYHVLADSQEAYIQIGEDFYEITNVLSKSYPANLDYVIFETEYLNASSLPIANKNPQVGEDVFAIGSPQGLSNSLTKGTISGFRDNKRIQIDATIDHGSSGGPLFNMKGEVIGITTSGMGTGSELNFAVDIQALPYEKYTR